The following proteins are encoded in a genomic region of Corallococcus silvisoli:
- a CDS encoding fatty acid desaturase family protein has translation MSRGTPDFDLASVDVEGFHQELKALRARLDANLGEADAAHLRKLERWGRVATALGVATAWIAPNPLSAVALGLGRSTRWLLMHHVGHRGYDRVPGMPASRTSKGFAKGARRFVDWLDWMLPEAWVFEHNVLHHSHTGEDADPDLLERNAEGTLRDTGRPLPLRYVQLALLAITWRASYYAPETLGSLRRKGRREGGALTRAEVWELLSRCYLPYAAVYFGLYPAVFGLLGPWAAFSVLCNSVLADVVTNLHTFFVVGPNHTGEDLYRFDSAPANKSERMVQQVLGSANYRTGGDLNDFAHLWLNYQIEHHLWPDLPMLKYREAQPHVRALCEKYGIPYVQESVWTRARKMVDVVVGKASMKRLVKAPAPEMSAADAAEASAA, from the coding sequence ATGTCTCGCGGTACCCCCGACTTCGACCTCGCCTCCGTGGACGTGGAGGGGTTCCACCAGGAGCTGAAGGCGCTGCGCGCCCGGCTGGACGCGAACCTGGGCGAGGCGGACGCGGCGCACCTGCGCAAGCTGGAGCGCTGGGGGCGGGTGGCCACGGCGCTGGGCGTGGCCACGGCGTGGATCGCCCCCAACCCGCTGAGCGCGGTGGCGCTGGGGCTGGGGCGCTCCACGCGCTGGCTGCTCATGCACCACGTGGGGCACCGGGGCTACGACCGGGTGCCGGGCATGCCCGCGTCGCGCACCAGCAAGGGCTTCGCGAAGGGGGCCCGCAGGTTCGTGGACTGGCTGGACTGGATGCTGCCGGAGGCGTGGGTCTTCGAGCACAACGTGCTGCACCACTCGCACACGGGCGAGGACGCGGATCCGGATCTGCTGGAGCGCAACGCGGAGGGCACGCTGCGCGACACCGGCCGGCCGCTGCCGCTGCGCTACGTGCAGCTGGCGCTGCTGGCCATCACCTGGCGCGCGAGCTACTACGCGCCGGAGACGCTGGGGTCGCTGCGGCGCAAGGGGCGCCGCGAGGGTGGGGCGCTGACGCGCGCGGAGGTGTGGGAGCTCCTCTCGCGCTGCTACCTGCCGTACGCGGCGGTCTACTTTGGACTGTACCCGGCGGTCTTCGGGCTGCTGGGCCCGTGGGCGGCGTTCAGCGTGCTGTGCAACTCCGTGCTGGCGGACGTCGTCACCAACCTGCACACGTTCTTCGTCGTGGGGCCCAACCACACCGGCGAGGACCTGTACCGCTTCGACTCCGCGCCCGCGAACAAGTCGGAGCGCATGGTGCAGCAGGTGCTGGGCAGCGCGAACTACCGCACGGGCGGCGACCTCAACGACTTCGCGCACCTGTGGCTGAACTACCAGATTGAACACCACCTCTGGCCGGACCTGCCGATGCTGAAGTACCGCGAGGCGCAGCCACACGTGCGCGCCCTGTGCGAGAAGTACGGCATCCCGTACGTGCAGGAGAGCGTCTGGACGCGCGCGCGGAAGATGGTGGACGTCGTCGTGGGCAAGGCGTCCATGAAGCGGCTGGTGAAGGCTCCGGCCCCCGAGATGTCGGCGGCGGACGCGGCGGAGGCCTCCGCGGCCTGA
- a CDS encoding MaoC family dehydratase yields the protein MASSQEGGRKEFCLDDLQVGQKFISGTHALDAAQIVAFAREFDPQGFHLDDDAARDTLFEGLAASGWHTAALTMKLNVQSGLPFKGGIVGAGGELRWPKPTRPGDVLHVESEVLELIPSRTRPDRGIAVVRSETRNQKGEVLQVLTAKLVLPRRPAGG from the coding sequence ATGGCTTCGTCGCAAGAGGGTGGGCGCAAGGAGTTCTGCCTGGACGACCTCCAGGTGGGCCAGAAGTTCATCAGCGGCACGCACGCGCTGGACGCGGCGCAGATCGTCGCCTTCGCGCGGGAGTTCGATCCGCAGGGGTTCCACCTGGACGATGACGCGGCCCGGGACACGCTGTTCGAGGGACTTGCGGCGAGCGGCTGGCACACGGCGGCGCTCACCATGAAGCTCAACGTCCAGAGCGGGCTGCCGTTCAAGGGGGGCATCGTGGGGGCGGGCGGGGAGCTGCGCTGGCCGAAGCCCACGCGTCCGGGGGACGTGCTGCACGTGGAGAGCGAGGTGCTGGAGCTCATTCCCTCGCGCACGCGGCCGGACCGGGGCATCGCCGTCGTGCGCAGCGAGACCCGCAACCAGAAGGGAGAGGTGCTGCAGGTGCTCACCGCGAAGCTGGTGCTGCCCCGTCGCCCGGCGGGCGGGTGA
- a CDS encoding BamA/TamA family outer membrane protein translates to MSSRVRSLLSLLTVAMTGGGASVAWAEEEPGAASGPPEVAEVRVEGVDKTRPSTVRSYARLDVGDTVDEELLRKVERRLLATGLFQEAHASTEPLPDGRVRLVLKVTDKASWVVAPTVALSSANTGGGLLYAENNLAGRAKKFAVAGQVSTAESGLYVGFLDPLLFGLPQLKFSLEGQLRSDRVDEYLPGASQADPEILRRTRLNSAALGAELGFILFERVRAAAKYRVSSIDAQSPDPKKPVTAQAFSTGPALRDTSLRFMVGLDSRQTLHAVTEGLNLEGSYEVSVPGVWSEFRYRKFSVLYRQGLRFFSEHNLVLRGELNVGKDLPFHQELVMGGTTLRGFQYRQFRGDTRLTLSAEYHFPLFSVKSLAFRGVGFSDTGAIAWRDLPADGTLTDTTGRVIRRYLPESRSGLDHATVAQGVGAGLRLYLSNVVLPLLGVDVAYGVNSGQVRVYLVAGVTPS, encoded by the coding sequence GTGTCCTCGCGCGTCCGCTCCCTGCTGTCCCTCCTCACCGTGGCCATGACGGGAGGGGGCGCGTCCGTGGCCTGGGCCGAGGAGGAGCCCGGGGCCGCCTCCGGCCCGCCGGAGGTCGCGGAGGTGCGGGTGGAGGGCGTGGACAAGACGAGGCCCTCGACGGTGCGTTCGTACGCGCGGCTGGACGTGGGTGACACCGTCGACGAAGAGCTGCTGCGCAAGGTGGAGCGGCGCCTGCTGGCCACGGGCCTGTTCCAGGAGGCCCACGCGAGCACGGAGCCCCTGCCCGACGGCCGCGTGCGGCTGGTGCTGAAGGTGACGGACAAGGCGTCGTGGGTGGTGGCCCCGACGGTGGCCTTGTCCTCCGCCAACACCGGCGGCGGCCTGCTCTACGCGGAGAACAACCTGGCCGGCCGCGCGAAGAAGTTCGCCGTCGCCGGGCAGGTCAGCACCGCCGAGAGCGGCCTGTACGTGGGCTTCCTGGACCCGCTCCTCTTCGGCCTGCCCCAACTGAAGTTCAGCCTGGAGGGCCAGCTGCGCAGCGACCGCGTGGACGAGTACCTTCCAGGGGCGAGCCAGGCGGATCCGGAGATCCTCCGGCGCACGCGGCTCAACTCCGCGGCCCTGGGCGCGGAGCTGGGCTTCATCCTCTTCGAGCGGGTGCGCGCGGCGGCGAAGTACCGCGTGTCCAGCATCGACGCGCAGTCGCCGGACCCGAAGAAGCCGGTCACAGCGCAGGCGTTCTCCACCGGCCCCGCCCTGCGCGACACGTCGCTGCGCTTCATGGTGGGCCTGGACTCGCGCCAGACGCTGCACGCGGTGACGGAGGGCCTCAACCTGGAGGGCTCCTACGAGGTGTCCGTCCCGGGCGTGTGGAGCGAGTTCCGCTACCGCAAGTTCAGCGTCCTCTACCGCCAGGGCCTGCGCTTCTTCAGCGAGCACAACCTGGTGCTGCGCGGCGAGCTGAACGTGGGAAAGGACCTGCCCTTCCACCAGGAGCTGGTGATGGGCGGCACCACCCTGCGGGGCTTCCAGTACCGCCAGTTCCGCGGCGACACCCGGCTCACCCTCAGCGCCGAGTACCACTTCCCGCTCTTCTCCGTGAAGTCGCTGGCCTTCCGCGGCGTGGGCTTCTCCGACACGGGCGCCATCGCGTGGAGGGACCTGCCCGCGGATGGAACGCTGACCGACACCACCGGTCGCGTCATCCGCCGTTACCTGCCGGAGTCCAGGTCCGGCCTGGACCACGCCACCGTGGCCCAGGGCGTGGGCGCGGGCCTGCGGCTGTACTTGAGCAACGTCGTCCTGCCCCTGCTGGGCGTGGACGTCGCGTACGGCGTCAACTCCGGCCAGGTGCGCGTCTACCTCGTGGCCGGAGTCACGCCCTCCTGA
- a CDS encoding DUF5995 family protein yields MNVSPVSPEPHRKNRSKAVHLHETKAPEDTGPIQLDDVLWNPINAEEALEGLEKILARLNARDDSRAIFLDIYAIVTRRVVHLLSQPDAGGFLEPEWLSHLTGRFAEEALIAVRDSLKNLPLPTAAWRFATHYPAQRLTRPFQDALLGVSAHINHDLGMVVYDNIAHQSPPADARRMARYRHDYFHVNEILRSCIPECLDLLVERYHCTSTKLVLLVPFSRPMVERAVMQMLIVWRQRVWENVVAMLEAQTPEEHQAVVERVRTTSGRIAQALCADYALWHTLRGEAPPFSLDLAPEDWPGVKVPDPADADVSARAS; encoded by the coding sequence ATGAATGTTTCACCGGTTTCCCCCGAGCCGCACCGGAAGAATCGTTCGAAGGCCGTCCACCTCCATGAGACGAAGGCCCCGGAAGACACGGGCCCCATCCAACTGGATGACGTCCTCTGGAATCCCATCAACGCGGAGGAAGCGCTGGAGGGTCTGGAGAAGATCCTCGCCCGGCTGAACGCACGGGATGATTCACGCGCCATCTTCCTGGACATCTACGCCATTGTCACACGGCGGGTGGTCCACCTGTTGAGCCAGCCGGACGCGGGCGGGTTCCTGGAGCCCGAGTGGCTGTCGCATCTGACGGGCCGCTTCGCGGAGGAGGCGCTCATCGCGGTGCGGGACTCGCTGAAGAACCTGCCGCTGCCCACGGCCGCCTGGCGCTTCGCGACGCACTATCCGGCCCAGCGACTCACGCGGCCGTTCCAGGACGCGCTCCTGGGCGTCAGCGCGCACATCAACCACGACCTGGGCATGGTCGTTTACGACAACATCGCGCACCAGTCTCCCCCGGCGGATGCGCGGCGCATGGCGCGCTACCGGCACGACTACTTCCACGTGAATGAGATCCTCCGCTCGTGCATCCCCGAGTGTCTGGATCTGCTCGTCGAGCGCTACCACTGCACGTCCACGAAGCTCGTCCTGCTCGTGCCCTTCAGCCGCCCCATGGTGGAGCGGGCCGTCATGCAGATGCTCATCGTCTGGCGGCAGCGCGTCTGGGAGAACGTCGTCGCGATGCTGGAGGCGCAGACGCCCGAGGAGCATCAGGCGGTCGTGGAGCGCGTTCGCACGACGTCCGGCCGCATCGCGCAGGCGCTGTGCGCGGACTACGCGCTGTGGCACACGCTGCGCGGCGAGGCGCCGCCCTTCAGCCTGGACCTGGCGCCGGAGGACTGGCCCGGCGTGAAGGTCCCGGACCCGGCGGACGCGGACGTCAGCGCCCGCGCCAGCTGA
- a CDS encoding c-type cytochrome has product MVKKILLALGALVVLVLIGAGTAMGVATHKINKSYADVALPNIQRDSSPEGIARGEQVFRAVCAECHAGGGNTKPTGVQMHDFPPELGTFYSANITSDPEKGVGAWKDEEIARMVINAIDRDNHVRPMPAFPNMGDKDLAAVIGFMRSGHPDFAPEQSQPPRSVLTPMGRMVFSFAMGINDKARTEPVVIPAKAADSVEYGRYVSASVYDCVFCHSPGFEGSAAKLKNPDTVLSGGFEFDLTPMGGEGKLLSPNITPSETAGIGKWTLEEFKLAMKTGVTPGGYILRAPMPKYRYADDVELTAIYTFLRTMKANDKAVPPPAGGRPKAEPTNDPEKLFSSLGCASCHGANKQFEAKLQGAKGKPAEEVAKWIRNPESFKPGTQMPTYESLLDEANALTLAKYVLGKTGSGVSEGTAP; this is encoded by the coding sequence ATGGTGAAGAAGATACTGCTGGCCCTTGGAGCATTGGTCGTCCTGGTCTTGATTGGCGCGGGCACCGCGATGGGTGTCGCCACCCACAAGATCAACAAGTCCTACGCGGACGTGGCACTGCCGAACATCCAGCGAGACAGCTCACCGGAGGGCATCGCCCGCGGTGAGCAGGTGTTCCGCGCGGTGTGCGCCGAGTGTCACGCTGGCGGCGGCAACACGAAGCCCACCGGCGTGCAGATGCACGACTTCCCGCCGGAGCTGGGCACGTTCTACTCGGCGAACATCACCTCGGATCCGGAGAAGGGCGTGGGCGCCTGGAAGGACGAGGAGATCGCCCGCATGGTCATCAACGCCATCGACCGTGACAACCACGTGCGCCCCATGCCGGCCTTCCCCAACATGGGCGACAAGGACCTGGCGGCGGTGATTGGCTTCATGCGCTCCGGTCACCCGGACTTCGCGCCGGAGCAGTCCCAGCCGCCGCGCTCCGTGCTGACGCCCATGGGCCGGATGGTGTTCTCCTTCGCGATGGGCATCAACGACAAGGCCCGCACGGAGCCGGTGGTCATCCCCGCGAAGGCGGCGGACTCCGTGGAGTACGGCCGCTACGTGTCCGCCAGCGTCTACGACTGCGTCTTCTGCCACTCGCCCGGCTTCGAGGGCAGCGCGGCGAAGCTGAAGAACCCGGACACGGTGCTGAGCGGCGGCTTCGAGTTCGACCTCACGCCCATGGGCGGCGAGGGCAAGCTGCTGTCGCCCAACATCACCCCCAGCGAGACGGCCGGTATCGGAAAGTGGACGCTGGAGGAGTTCAAGCTCGCGATGAAGACCGGTGTGACGCCGGGCGGCTACATCCTGCGCGCGCCGATGCCCAAGTACCGCTACGCGGACGACGTGGAGCTCACCGCCATCTACACCTTCCTGCGCACGATGAAGGCCAACGACAAGGCCGTGCCGCCCCCCGCCGGTGGCCGTCCCAAGGCGGAGCCCACCAACGACCCGGAGAAGCTGTTCAGCTCCCTGGGCTGCGCCTCGTGCCACGGCGCCAACAAGCAGTTCGAGGCCAAGCTCCAGGGCGCGAAGGGCAAGCCCGCCGAAGAGGTGGCGAAGTGGATCCGCAACCCGGAGTCCTTCAAGCCCGGGACGCAGATGCCCACCTACGAATCCCTCCTCGACGAGGCCAACGCCCTCACGCTCGCGAAGTATGTGCTGGGCAAGACGGGCAGTGGCGTGAGCGAAGGCACCGCGCCCTGA
- the menA gene encoding 1,4-dihydroxy-2-naphthoate octaprenyltransferase, with translation MARIWWLALRPKTLTASVAPTLLGWAFANAEGSWRPAPALTFLVGFVLMQIVSNLVNDYADFERGADTAERLGPARVTQKGWLSAREVASAAALAFAGSMLALLVLTPVGGWPVFAGGAFCLAGAVFYSAGPVPLGYMGLGDVLVLLIFGLSGVSGSYAVLAHHVTPGVVLAGLSMGLIASGILAVNNLRDRDTDRAAGKRTLVVRFGRAFGQWEYTVAVVGAFVIPVISWMTLPGHPLAWLCPLLALPLAAREIRAIWREDGSALNPHLGRTAGLGLVFALLLSAGFLLLPGGR, from the coding sequence TTGGCGCGCATCTGGTGGCTCGCGCTGCGCCCCAAGACGCTGACCGCGTCGGTGGCTCCGACCCTGCTGGGTTGGGCCTTCGCCAACGCGGAAGGCAGCTGGCGGCCCGCGCCAGCGCTCACGTTCCTGGTGGGCTTCGTGCTGATGCAGATCGTCAGCAACCTGGTGAACGACTACGCGGACTTCGAGCGCGGCGCGGACACGGCCGAGCGGCTGGGGCCCGCGCGCGTCACCCAGAAGGGCTGGCTGAGCGCGCGCGAGGTGGCGAGCGCCGCGGCCCTGGCGTTCGCTGGCTCCATGCTCGCGCTGTTGGTGCTGACCCCGGTGGGGGGCTGGCCCGTGTTCGCGGGCGGCGCCTTCTGTCTCGCGGGCGCGGTCTTCTATTCCGCGGGCCCGGTGCCCCTGGGCTACATGGGCCTGGGGGACGTGCTGGTGCTGCTCATCTTCGGCCTGTCCGGGGTGTCCGGCAGCTACGCCGTGCTCGCCCACCACGTCACGCCGGGCGTCGTGCTCGCGGGCCTGTCCATGGGGCTCATCGCGTCCGGAATCCTCGCGGTGAACAACCTGCGGGACCGCGACACGGACAGGGCCGCCGGCAAGCGCACGCTGGTGGTGCGCTTTGGCCGGGCCTTCGGTCAGTGGGAGTACACGGTGGCGGTGGTCGGCGCGTTCGTCATCCCCGTCATCTCCTGGATGACGCTGCCGGGACACCCGCTGGCGTGGCTCTGTCCGCTGCTGGCGCTCCCGCTGGCGGCCCGGGAGATCCGCGCCATCTGGCGCGAGGACGGCAGCGCCCTCAATCCCCACCTGGGCAGGACGGCGGGCCTGGGGCTCGTCTTCGCGCTCTTGTTGTCCGCGGGCTTCCTTCTCCTCCCGGGAGGCCGCTGA
- a CDS encoding DNA-binding protein, which translates to MIPSHLPLSRSPSLSRRSVLALLGVVALALGGCDTALSIADARSRGTGAEVTVEGTVTVAPGTFASALGDEGFAIQDDTAGLYVKVAEKLSFGLGARVRVTGTLDEQNQLRILKAVPADVELKSGTGTVPPKDVSTGGVNESVEGQLIRVSGAITQAFQDDSPYGYKLYINDGSGEVQVFVHVSAGFDAAALKALAVGQRIQVVGLAAQYETTYEVAPRMPGDLVVQTTTP; encoded by the coding sequence ATGATCCCTTCCCATCTCCCGCTCTCCCGTTCCCCTTCCCTTTCGCGTCGGAGTGTCCTGGCGCTGCTCGGCGTCGTCGCGCTCGCGCTCGGCGGCTGCGACACGGCGCTCTCCATCGCCGACGCGCGTTCGCGTGGCACCGGCGCGGAGGTGACGGTGGAGGGCACCGTCACCGTGGCCCCCGGCACCTTCGCCTCCGCGTTGGGGGACGAAGGGTTCGCGATCCAGGACGACACCGCCGGCCTCTACGTCAAGGTGGCCGAGAAGCTGTCGTTCGGGCTGGGCGCCCGCGTGCGCGTCACCGGCACGCTGGATGAGCAGAACCAGCTGCGCATCCTCAAGGCCGTGCCCGCGGACGTCGAGCTGAAGTCCGGAACCGGGACCGTGCCCCCGAAGGACGTCTCCACCGGCGGCGTGAACGAGTCCGTGGAGGGCCAGCTCATCCGCGTCAGCGGCGCCATCACCCAGGCGTTCCAGGACGACTCGCCCTACGGCTACAAGCTCTACATCAACGATGGCTCTGGCGAGGTGCAGGTGTTCGTGCACGTGTCGGCCGGCTTCGACGCGGCGGCGCTGAAGGCCCTCGCCGTGGGCCAGCGCATCCAGGTGGTGGGCCTGGCCGCCCAGTACGAAACGACCTACGAGGTCGCGCCCCGCATGCCGGGCGACCTCGTCGTCCAGACGACGACCCCCTAG
- a CDS encoding lytic transglycosylase domain-containing protein, producing MDGVRGATAVLLACAGLWAPGAAWAQAPGEDEASDVMSEEKLEALLDTPTAQPTQDEVTAEAFGPERLTSYFAQGLLAKARAEFDRGRYRSARALLATESPPSLPGRYLQAQSAFLARDFATAAEEFTALAEDYVPLRDHCLMRAAESHERLHKPLRAAEQYGAVSPASPLYPEARFTLARVLKRQNRIPEALTALQALIDSRQARGPDALRMKALLAYCDLARAQGQYNAEHRALLEVWATAPLSPEAARARVLLRDLPLPMKWRVRRAEALVELHQNVAAMNLLARSGPRTELPDELACGAQLTLGRALRKERQHRRAIQVLEPVARECLSPEQRPQALYLLAYSQSVVQPEAAVDTYATLARDYPAHGYADDALFFEAWTQQRLGLVDEALQNYEALAKQYPAGNFAAEALFRAFWLHQRKGETQPALASLMAVEQLPEAARTDEALWRARYWQARVQESGGAVDAALTRYELIATERPTAWYGLLARTRLAQHAPERMARLTAASAAPKATSIPNTAGPVTDEVWPLPPGPLQKDPRFAAGVELLRLGQPGVVEELLAVDTRGLAEAPARLLYQTMRRTGRGRATRQVARVSLRQEAAGPLSAASRPVWEATWPLAFRPLIQSSSRSARVDPDLLQGLIREESRFNPRARSATGALGLAQLMPSTARQVADSLKMASFDVSSLLQPAPNIRLGAAYLGQLLKHFDGNPAYAVAAYNAGPAAVERWRRALPQAELDEWVEHIAFDETRDYVKRVLGSYSAYKLLYANEVPASFQKAHKAPLEAARAPTVSPATGTGGSGRNAVTPTSTLSGGR from the coding sequence ATGGACGGAGTTCGAGGAGCGACAGCGGTCTTGCTCGCGTGCGCGGGGCTGTGGGCTCCGGGCGCCGCGTGGGCCCAGGCCCCCGGCGAGGACGAAGCCAGCGACGTGATGTCGGAGGAGAAGCTGGAGGCCCTGCTGGACACGCCGACGGCGCAGCCTACCCAGGACGAGGTGACGGCGGAGGCGTTTGGACCGGAGCGGCTGACGTCCTACTTCGCGCAGGGACTGCTCGCGAAGGCGCGCGCGGAGTTCGACCGGGGCCGCTACCGGTCCGCGCGGGCGCTGCTCGCCACCGAATCCCCCCCTTCCCTTCCGGGCCGCTACCTCCAGGCCCAGAGCGCCTTCCTCGCGCGCGACTTCGCCACCGCCGCCGAGGAGTTCACCGCGCTGGCGGAGGACTATGTGCCCCTGCGCGACCACTGCCTGATGCGGGCCGCCGAGTCCCATGAGCGCCTGCACAAGCCGCTGCGCGCGGCGGAGCAGTACGGCGCGGTGAGTCCGGCCTCGCCGCTCTATCCGGAGGCGCGCTTCACCCTGGCGCGCGTGCTCAAGCGCCAGAACCGCATCCCCGAGGCGCTGACCGCGCTCCAGGCCCTCATCGACAGCCGGCAGGCGCGGGGGCCGGACGCGCTCCGGATGAAGGCGCTGCTGGCGTACTGCGACCTGGCGCGCGCGCAGGGGCAGTACAACGCCGAGCACCGCGCGCTGCTGGAGGTCTGGGCGACGGCGCCCCTGTCGCCCGAGGCGGCCCGCGCGCGCGTGCTGCTGCGGGATCTGCCGCTGCCCATGAAGTGGCGGGTGCGCCGCGCCGAGGCGCTGGTGGAGCTGCACCAGAACGTCGCGGCCATGAACCTGCTGGCCCGTTCGGGGCCGCGGACGGAGCTCCCGGACGAGCTGGCCTGCGGCGCCCAGCTCACCCTGGGCCGCGCGCTGCGCAAGGAGCGGCAGCACCGGCGCGCCATCCAGGTGCTGGAGCCGGTGGCGCGCGAGTGCCTGTCCCCCGAGCAGCGCCCGCAGGCGCTCTACCTCCTCGCGTATTCGCAGTCGGTGGTGCAGCCGGAGGCGGCCGTGGACACGTACGCCACGCTGGCCCGGGACTACCCGGCGCACGGCTACGCGGACGACGCGCTGTTCTTCGAGGCGTGGACGCAGCAGCGCCTGGGGCTCGTGGACGAGGCGCTCCAGAACTACGAGGCGCTGGCGAAGCAATACCCCGCCGGCAACTTCGCCGCCGAGGCCCTCTTCCGCGCCTTCTGGCTGCACCAGCGCAAGGGCGAGACGCAGCCCGCGCTCGCGTCGCTGATGGCGGTGGAGCAGCTGCCGGAAGCGGCGCGCACCGACGAAGCCCTGTGGCGCGCCCGCTACTGGCAGGCGCGCGTGCAGGAGTCCGGCGGCGCGGTGGACGCGGCGCTCACGCGCTACGAGCTCATCGCCACCGAGCGGCCCACGGCCTGGTACGGCCTGCTCGCCCGGACGCGGCTCGCGCAGCACGCGCCGGAGCGGATGGCCCGCCTGACGGCGGCGTCCGCCGCACCGAAGGCCACGTCCATCCCGAACACCGCCGGGCCCGTCACCGACGAGGTCTGGCCCCTGCCCCCGGGCCCGCTCCAGAAGGACCCGCGCTTCGCCGCGGGCGTGGAGCTCTTGCGCCTGGGCCAGCCAGGCGTGGTGGAGGAGCTGCTCGCGGTGGACACGCGCGGCCTGGCGGAGGCGCCCGCGCGGCTGCTCTACCAGACGATGCGCCGCACCGGGCGGGGCCGGGCCACGCGGCAGGTGGCGCGCGTGTCGCTTCGCCAGGAGGCCGCCGGGCCGCTGAGCGCCGCGTCGCGCCCGGTGTGGGAGGCCACGTGGCCGCTCGCGTTCCGGCCGCTCATCCAGAGCTCTTCGCGGTCAGCGCGAGTGGATCCCGATCTGCTCCAGGGCCTCATCCGCGAGGAGAGCCGCTTCAACCCGCGCGCGCGCTCCGCCACGGGAGCGCTGGGACTGGCGCAGCTCATGCCCTCGACGGCGCGCCAGGTGGCGGACTCGCTGAAGATGGCCTCGTTCGACGTGTCCTCGCTGCTTCAGCCCGCGCCGAACATCCGCCTGGGCGCGGCGTACCTGGGGCAGTTGCTCAAGCACTTCGACGGCAACCCCGCCTACGCCGTGGCCGCGTACAACGCGGGACCCGCGGCCGTGGAGCGCTGGCGCCGGGCCCTGCCCCAGGCGGAGCTGGACGAGTGGGTGGAGCACATCGCCTTCGACGAGACCCGCGACTACGTGAAGCGCGTCCTGGGCAGCTACAGCGCCTACAAGCTGCTCTACGCGAACGAAGTGCCCGCGTCGTTCCAGAAGGCCCACAAGGCCCCCCTGGAGGCCGCGCGCGCGCCCACGGTGAGCCCCGCGACGGGCACCGGCGGCAGCGGCAGGAACGCGGTGACGCCGACGTCCACCCTGTCTGGCGGACGGTAG
- a CDS encoding M28 family metallopeptidase: MATKINDSSRPLTSVSRLNSQDARSTDAKSKNRPLAFKDGFESSGTRPSLPRLPAPPPVLSLPAPCTPAPTTPVPETPAEPPVSVDSDPMTHIEYLASDALKGRDSPSEGLDAASAYVQAHAEKYGLVGPNSNNPANPFQQKFNVYSWLGPNTAGEANGAAHGEHKQFGHKMFQEGFYLDEKMPKDTLKLLNKQYESTMKAAGQPLAPARSGKQRSVEELKQVATATGQAVNTMAMLPGTGPHKDEVIVVMAHLDHVGVDRKGNPFNGADDNASGSAVLMAAVPELAEAAKNGKLDRSVLFIWTGAEEKGLVGSQYFVDHPIPGLEMKDIAGVINTDMVGRWDDQRLSVVDTNTKGQPNYFRDVVDQANQQMADPFDRINRDINVYRDRQDGASFGRKGEDVLFLFEGLSNPEGGGDLIPEYHRQDDDIEKIIEDNGGNKPRRVKDLLVNVINLAANRVPAEK, from the coding sequence ATGGCCACGAAGATCAACGACAGCTCGCGCCCCCTCACCTCCGTGTCGCGGTTGAACTCGCAGGACGCGCGGAGCACGGACGCGAAGTCGAAGAACCGTCCCCTCGCGTTCAAGGACGGCTTCGAGTCCTCCGGCACGCGCCCCTCCCTGCCCCGGCTGCCCGCGCCGCCCCCGGTGCTGTCGCTGCCCGCGCCCTGCACTCCGGCGCCCACGACGCCGGTGCCGGAGACGCCCGCCGAGCCGCCCGTGTCGGTCGACTCGGATCCGATGACGCACATCGAGTACCTGGCCTCCGACGCGCTGAAGGGCCGTGACAGCCCCTCCGAGGGCCTGGACGCGGCGAGCGCCTACGTGCAGGCGCACGCGGAGAAGTACGGCCTCGTGGGGCCCAACTCGAACAACCCGGCGAACCCCTTCCAGCAGAAGTTCAACGTCTACTCCTGGCTGGGGCCGAACACGGCCGGCGAGGCGAACGGCGCGGCCCACGGCGAGCACAAGCAGTTCGGCCACAAGATGTTCCAGGAGGGGTTCTACCTGGACGAGAAGATGCCCAAGGACACGCTGAAGCTGCTCAACAAGCAGTACGAGAGCACGATGAAGGCGGCGGGCCAGCCGCTGGCCCCGGCGCGGTCCGGGAAGCAGCGCAGCGTGGAGGAGCTCAAGCAGGTGGCCACGGCGACGGGACAGGCCGTGAACACGATGGCGATGCTGCCCGGCACCGGCCCCCACAAGGACGAGGTCATCGTGGTGATGGCCCACCTGGACCACGTGGGCGTGGACCGCAAGGGCAACCCGTTCAACGGCGCGGACGACAACGCGTCAGGCAGCGCGGTGCTGATGGCGGCGGTGCCGGAGCTGGCGGAGGCCGCGAAGAACGGCAAGCTGGACCGCTCCGTGCTCTTCATCTGGACGGGCGCGGAGGAGAAGGGGCTGGTGGGCTCGCAGTACTTCGTGGACCACCCCATCCCCGGGCTGGAGATGAAGGACATCGCCGGCGTCATCAACACGGACATGGTGGGCCGCTGGGATGATCAGCGCCTGTCCGTCGTGGACACCAACACCAAGGGCCAGCCCAACTACTTCCGGGACGTGGTGGACCAGGCGAACCAGCAGATGGCGGACCCGTTCGACCGCATCAACCGGGACATCAACGTGTACCGCGACCGCCAGGACGGCGCGTCGTTCGGGCGCAAGGGCGAGGACGTGCTCTTCCTCTTCGAGGGCCTGTCCAACCCCGAGGGCGGCGGCGATCTCATCCCCGAGTACCACCGGCAGGATGACGACATCGAGAAGATCATCGAGGACAACGGCGGCAACAAGCCCCGCCGCGTGAAGGACCTCCTGGTGAACGTCATCAACCTGGCGGCGAACCGCGTCCCCGCAGAGAAGTGA